In one Dermacentor albipictus isolate Rhodes 1998 colony chromosome 4, USDA_Dalb.pri_finalv2, whole genome shotgun sequence genomic region, the following are encoded:
- the LOC135898357 gene encoding serine/arginine-rich splicing factor 6-like, with translation MQNPPENHQCQTRCLICGGDHATGSRDCKDRLKKVRELRGRQHQSQQQQRSSREKERRQRHARWFSSEGERSRSRSRSRSRSRNGSRNGSRSQSRSRSRSRSRSFPPLSPPAIEGQQQQQQQKKKPKGGTKVSWEAGPPKTLFPHSGNNQNNREKQLEEENRALRRELEISRRAREEQDAKINRLMQEVQDLRSGSAPRPPSTPPQSQPTEMTQANLTKFIAEIQQAMQRMEQQITMQGTEIRTLRKQKITEGVKDKFNQRRPALENYSTRDDDPEI, from the coding sequence ATGCAGAATCCACCGGAAAATCACCAATGCCAAACCAGGTGCCTGATATGTGGAGGCGACCACGCCACCGGATCCAGGGACTGCAAGGATCGCCTAAAGAAAGTCAGAGAACTGCGAGGTCGACAGCAccagtcgcagcagcagcagcgcagcagcaggGAGAAAGAACGGAGGCAACGCCATGcgagatggttcagctcggagggcGAGCGGAGCCGATCCCGGAGCCGATCCCGGAGCCGGTCACGGAACGGATCCCGGAACGGGTCACGGAGCCAGTCACGGAGCCGTTCACGGAGTCGGTCCCGGTCCTTCCCACCCCTGTCGCCGCCGGCCATCgagggccagcagcagcagcagcagcagaaaaagaAGCCCAAGGGTGGCACGAAGGTGAGCTGGGAAGCAGGCCCTCCCAAAACTTTGTTTCCGCACTCGGGTAATAACCAGAACAATAGAGAGAAACAGCTAGAGGAAGAAAACAGGGCACTCAGGCGAGAGCTAGAAATTAGCCGTAGAGCGCGCGAAGAGCAGGACGCAAAAATCAATAGACTAATGCAGGAAGTACAGGACCTCAGGTCAGGTAGCGCTCCCAGGCCGCCATCAACACCCCCGCAAAGTCAACCTACCGAAATGACTCAGGCCAACCTCACCAAGTTTATAGCAGAAATACAGCAAGCTATGCAAAGAATGGAACAGCAGATAACCATGCAGGGAACAGAAATCCGCACCCTACGAAAACAGAAAATTACTGAAGGCGTCAAAGACAAGTTCAACCAGAGACGTCCGGCGTTAGAAAACTACAGTACTAGAGACGACGACCCCGAAATTTAA